The nucleotide sequence CCCACTACAACCGGCTGCCCCGGCAACGACTGCAGCGTGAGCGTGCCCAGCTGCTGGCGGTTGTGCAGGGGGCGGAACGCTACCGTAGGCTGCAGGGGCTGGTAGCCAAGCGCCGTCGATTGCACGATGTAGCGGCCCAGTGGCAGGTAGTGGAACTTGAAGTTGCCGTTGGCGTCGGTGGTGCCGGCGGCGGCCAGCTGGTGGTTGTCGGCGCGCAGCACTACCACGCTGGTGTACGGAATGGGCTCCTGGGTGTCGCCGTCGCGGAGACTGCCGCTGACGGTGCCGTGGCCCAGCACCTGGGCCGAAAGCTGCAGTACAGCCAGCGAAGAAATGAAGCCAAGAAGGGTGCGATTCAAAAAGGACGTTTTCATGATGCTCAGAAAGATTGGAATGAGAAGGCAAGGCGCTGCCCGTCAGTCGGCCCCAACGGGCCGGCGAAAACCGGGAGCAAGTGAGAAAAGCAGGTGGAACACCCGGCGCGCTATGGGCGCAGGCCAGGACCAGACCCCGCCACCCAAATTGGCGGGACAACAGCGGCAGGAAACGAAAACGGGGTCCGGCCGGGAGTAGGTGTTAGTTGTATGCGAAGCAGCTGATCTTCTGGTTGATAGATGGTAAGTGTTTGGGGAAGGATGCCTGAACGGGGAAGGAAATTTTCAGGCATTTGCCAGAGCAGCGCGCCGACCCAAATCAACGGGGAAGTGAAGGCTAGCCGCCGAAGCCGCCGCCACCGCCTTTGGGCGCGCCATCGATGCGGCCGGCTTTGGCTTTGGAGGCGCCTACGTACCAGGTGAAGCCCAGCCAGCCCACCCGCGTTTCGGGCTTGGTGTAGAGGCTGGCTGTGAGGTCGGGCGAATCGACAATGGAGCGGCGCACCTGTGTGTTCAGCACATCGGACACGCGCAGGGTGAGGGCGGCGCGGTTCTGCCACAGACGCTGGCGCAGGGCCACATCAATGCCCCCGTAGGCCAGGCGGCGGCCCTGGGCCGTGAGGATGGCCGAGTTGTACTGGCCGGTTAGCTGCACATCCAGGGTAGGCGTGGGCGTGAAGTTCTGGTTCAGGCGCACGTTGCCGGCCAACGCGCGGCGGTCCACGGTGTTTTCGGCGTTGGTCTGGAACTGGGTGCGGTACAGCGAGCCGCTGGCCTGCACGCGCCACCAGGCCGTGAGGGGCTGGGCCCAGGTCATCTCCAGGCCCACGTTGGCGGTGGTGCCGGCGTTGCGGTAGGTTTCCACCAGCACCAGTCCGGCGGCAGGGTTGAGGTTGGTAGCCAGCGTATCCACGTTGCGCAGGCGCTGGATGGCGTTGCTGGTGAAGCGGCCGAACAGGGTGGTGGTAATTTCGGCCCCGCCGGGCAGGCTCAGCTGGTGGCCTACTTCCAGGTTCTGGCTGAACTCAGCGCGCAGTGCGGGGTTGCCGAGGCGGTAGAAGCGCGGATCCTGGTACAGCGGCACGGCCAACTGCTGCATGAAATCGGGGCGGTTGAGGCGGCGGGCGTAGCTGAAGGAAAGCTGCTGCGGCTGCGCGCCGCCCTTGGTAGAATCGGCCCGGCCCATGCCCCGGCTGATGCTGGCGGTGGGGAACAGGCCCAGGTAATCGAGCTGAAACTTGCCCTGGCCGCCGTTTACGGCCCCGTTGGTGTTGGTGTACTCGGTGCGCAAACCGGCCTGGGCGTTCCAGCCGTTCCAGCCGCGCTGGAAGTTGGCGTAGGCGGCCGGCACGGTTTCGCGGAAGTCGTAGGCCAGGGAGCGGGCCGGGTCGCGGACGTACTGGCCGGGGGCGTCGGGCTGGAGGGCAAACAGGTCGGCAATGCCGTTGCTGCGCTGCTGCTGCACTTTCAGGCCGGTTTCCAGCTTGCCCTTGTTGCCGGCCAGCGGGTGGGTGTAGTCGATCTGGGCGAAATAGATGCGGGCCTGCACATCCATCTGCTGCCGCCAGCCGCTGAGGGCGCCGGCTTCCAGCGTCTGGGTCACGGGCACCTTGGCGTCTATCAGCACCGCGCCGCCCACGGCCGTCAGCTCGCGGCCTTTGTGGGCTTCCCAGGTGCGGCGGTAGCTGCCCACGTTTTCCAGTATGCGCACATCCACGTTTAGCTCCTGCTGGCCCAGTTGGGTAGTGGTGGGCTGGCCGGCCCGCTCGGTGCTGAGGCGCTGGAAGCCCAGGTCCTGCTCGTGCTGCCAGGTGGGCGCAACGCTCAAACTCAGGCTTTGCTCAGGCGTCAGCTCGTAATCCAAGCCGAGGCGCAGGGAGTGGGAGTCGTTCCGCTCCCGGCCGGTGCCGTCTTGGCGGGTGGTCACGTCGCCGGAGGTCTGGCGGTTGTTGGTGCGGTTGCGGTAGTGCTCATCCTGGCGGTCGTAGCTCGCGCTCAGGTTGCTCTTGCCTTGGTGCCGGTTCAGGCTGAGGCTGGCGTTATACTTGTCGCCGGTGCCGCCCAGCAGGCTGGCCTGGCCGTTTACGCCGTTTTTGGTCTGCTTTTTCAGAATCACGTTCAGCACGGCCGTACCCTGGGCGTCGTACTTGGCCGAGGGGTTGGTAATCACCTCGATACGCGAAATGCGGGAAGCCGGAATCTGGTCGAGGCGCAGGCCGGGGCCGCCGTTGCTACCGCCCGAGGGCTTGCCGTCGATAAGAATCGTCAGGTTGGCCGAGCCGCGCAGGCTCACTGCGCCGTTGGCATCCACGGCCACCGAGGGCACGTTGCGCAGCACGTCGGTAGCCATGCCGCCCACGCTGGCCAGGTCTTTTTCCACGTTGATAACGCGCTTGCCGGGCTCATTTTCAATGGTGGCCCGCTCGCCGGTTACCGTCACGCCCTTGAGCTGGGTGGCGGTCGGAACCAGTTTCAGAGTTCCCAGCCGGACGCTGGGCGCCGTACTGCTCAGCGCCACTTTCCGGCGAAATCCCTGGTAGCCAATGGCCGAAGCCTTCAGCAGATAAGAGCCCAGCCCCAGCGAAGCCAGCTCGAAGGTGCCGTTTTCGCCGGTTTGGGTGCCGCTCACAAACGTGGAATCCTGGGCCCGGAGTACCACCACGTTGGCGAAAGGCAGCGGCTGCCCGCTGGTTTGGTCGAGGAGGGTGCCGGAAACCGCGCCGGTTGGCTGTTGGGCTGCTGCGGTCAGCGGAGCGAGCATAGCGAGGAACCCCAGGCCTTTGAGGGCCTGGCTGAAAGACGTAGAGGAAGTCATGGGGAGTGGTGAGTTGAAAAACAAACCAGGCAAAGGGGTGCCGTTCCAGGCGGCCGCGGTTCCGCTGGGAGGCTGTTTGCCCGTGACAAAGGCACGAAAAAGAGGGGCCACGCTCAGGACATACCTGAGGTGCCAGAGAAGCCAAAACACGCGGACAGCAGCCGGAAACGAGGTTTTCGAGCGAACTGCCTACTGCCGGCCCGATTGGCGCGGAGGTGTCTGGCGGTGGCCGCGGGTGGGCTCCGGTTCAGGAGCAGCACAGGCAGCTGAGAGATTTGCTACTTAATGATCCAAAGGTAAGTAAAGGTACTATGTGACGCAAGGTACTGGTGAAATTAATTTTGTGTTACGCGGTTATCAGGTTGTAGAATAGGGGGCTTAAGAGTGTCCGATGTTTGCTGGAAGGCAGCAAAAAACCTTCTTTAAAGCATGCTAAACAGGTTCCTTCGGCGTTCGGGTAGATAGATGCGCCTCGGCGCCAAAGGGTAGCCTGAGGTGGCAACTTTATTTGTCGACTCTCCTGGCTTTCCCTATTTCCTCGCTGGCTGTCGTCCAAACTGCGCGTATCAGCCCTGGTGCAGCCACGGCTGCCCACGGCCGCCATCTTCGTTGATATTTCAGACGCTACCCAAAAAAGCACGCGGCGCCGGCCGGAGCAGCGCCACCCATCGGGAAGCGTCTCCGGCCAGCGCCGCGTATCGTTTTGGGGGTGCTGGTGAGGCTATTTCTTTTTCACCGGGCCTCTGGTGGCGGGGGCTTTCGGTGCCGGGGCGGCTGTGCCTTCGGGCACTAGCTGGCCGTTGCGGTAGGTGACCTTTTCCTGCACGGTCTTGCCATCTGGGCCGAAGGTGGTCCAGACGCCCGACTGCTTGCCGTTGCGGTAGAAGCCACTTATTTCCGGGGTGCCGTCTTCGCGCAGCTGGCGGAAGGTGCCCGTCTTGAGGCCCTTCACGTAGATGGTTTCCGCCTTCAGCTTGCCCGACTCATAAAACTCCTGGCCGAGGCCGGTGGGCTTGCCGTTCTCATAAACCAGCTTGCTAAGGACGGTGCCGGTGGGCGAGTAGCTCAGCTTCTCGCCGGCCAGGCGCCCATTCACATACGTTTCCTGGGTGGCGGGCTGCTTGCCGCCAGGGTGGAAGGTGCGCCACTGCCCGGCCGGCTGCCCGGCCTTGAACTGCTGCTCGGCCTTCACGGTGCCGTCCTCGAAATAGGCCGTCACTTTACGGTCGCGCCCCTGGTTGGCGTGCTCGATCTTCTGCTCCGGCTTCCCCGACTCATAAAAATCCTCCTGCGTGCCCGTCAGTACGCCCTGGCGGTAGGTCATCTTGCTTTTGAGGGCGCCGCTTTCGTAGTAGGCTTTGGCGGGGCCTTCGAGGTTAGAAGTACCGCCGGCCAGGCTGCGGGCCTGCTTGGTGAGGTCGTCGCCGAGTGGGTTTTTCACGGCGCGGCCCGCGAAGGTGCTGGCCACGTAGCTGCCCTCGGTCTGGAGCTTGCCGGAGCGGTAGTAGCTGCGGTAGCTGCCCTTGCCCGACTTGTCGGCCAGCACTTCGGTTTCGGTCTGGCCGTTGTCGTAGTAGGTTTTGTAGGGGCCGGCCAGCAGGCCGCGGCTGTAGGTGGCTTCACTCTGCAGCTGGCCGTTGGGGTAGTAGGTTTTCACCGGGCCGTTGGCCTGCCCGTTCTGGTAGGTGATTTCCACCTTGGGCTTGCCCGACGGATATAGCTCACGCACAGCCCCGGCGGGCTGGCCGGCGGCCAGCGTGGTTTCCAGCTTCACCTCGCCGTTGGGGTGGTAGTAGCGCAGCGTGCCGGTGGGCTGGTCGTTGTCGTAGGTGCCTTCCTGGGCGGGTTTGCCGGTTTCGTAGTAGGTTTTGAACGGGCCTTGGCGCACGCCCTGCTGATACGTCACCTCCAGGCGGCGCTGCCCGTTCGGATGAAACTCCACGTAGCTGGAGTCGCGCTTGCCGCCGGCATAGCGGGTCTGGGCTTCCAGCTTGCCGGAGCGGTAAAACCGTTTGTAGGGCCCTTCCATCACCGTGTCGCCGGCCACCACGGCCGAGTAGATTTCGCGCTTGCGGGTGTTAGTGGAATCAAAGTAGGTGGTGAAGCGCCGCATCTTCTGGGCCTGGGCCGAGGTAGCGGCCGTGAGCAGGAGCAGGGCAAAAGCAGTTCTTTTCATAGCGGCAAGAACGAAAGTCCGGGTGAGATAGTGCAGCCGCAGGTTTTCTGCGCCGATGCACTAAGGCGGCACCAAGGCACGCAGAGTGGTTGAGGTTTCCAAAAATATCCAGCCAAACATAAGGCCCTGCCGCTTCAGCGCGGCAGGGCCTTATGTTACTTCGGAAATCGACTACAAAATTCGTGAAATCCGAATAATCCGGTTAAATCCGTGATTAGAGTTTCTCCAGCACGATGCTGCTGGCTCCGCCGCCACCGTTGCAGATGCCGGTCACGCCGATTTTGCCGCCTTCGTTCTGCAGCACGTTCAACAGCGTCGTCACGATGCGGGCACCGGAAGCGCCGAGCGGGTGGCCCAGGCTCACGGCCCCGCCGTACACGTTCACGTTTTTACCTTCCAGGTTCAGCAGCTTGTTGTTGGCCAGCGAAACCACCGAGAAAGCCTCGTTGATTTCGTAGAAATCCACTTCCGAAGCCTCCAGACCGGCGTGCTTCAGCGCCTTCGGAATAGCCAGCGACGGCGTGGTCGTGAACCACTCTGGGGCCTGCTCGGCATCGGCAAAGCCGCGCACGATGGCCAGCGGCTTCACGCCCAGGGCCTCGGCTTTCTCGCGGCTCATCAGCAGCACGGCAGCAGCGCCGTCGTTGAGGGTAGACGCGTTGGCGGCCGTCACGGAGCCTTCTTTGCCGAACGCGGGCTTGAGGGCCGCGAACTTGCTGAAATCAGCCTTGGTGTACTCTTCGTCGTCGCTGATAACGGTTTCCTTGCCGCGCACCGTGATGGTCACGGGCACAATTTCGTCTTTCTTCTTGCCAGCCTGGGCGGCGGCAGCGCTCCGCTCGTAGCTCTGCTGGGCAAAGGCGTCCTGGTCTTCGCGCGTGATGCCGTAGTGGGTGGCGGTGCGGTCGGCGGCTACGCCCATGGCGAAGTCGTGGTATGGGTCCCAGAGGCCGTCCTTCATCAGGCCGTCAATCATCTGGCCGTGGCCATACTTGGCGCCGAAACGGGCTTTGTCGAGGTAATACGGTACGTTCGACATGCTTTCCATGCCGCCCGCCAGCACCACATCGGCCTGGCCTAGCATGATGGCCTGCGCGGCGTACATAATGGCTTTCGAGCCCGAAGCACACACTTTATTCACCGTGGTGCACTCCACCGTATCGGGCAAGCCGGCTTTCTTGGCGGCCTGGCGGGCAGGTGCCTGGCCCAGGTTGGCCGAAATAACGTTGCCCATTATCACCTGCTGTACTTCGGAGGCATCAACGCCGGCCTTTTCCAGCGCGCCCTTCAGGGCAATGGCACCCAGCTCCGTAGCCGACAGCGAGGCCAGGCTGCCACCAAACGAGCCGATGGGCGTGCGAACAGCCGATACAATTACTACTTCTTTGATTTGCATAAAACAGGGGGTGGGGAAGTGGTTGGAATCTGTGGGTAAAGGTACGAGTGATTGGGGAATGGGCTGTAGGCGGCCGGCAGCCCGGTTTCGGGTGCTGGCTGCCACTGCCTCACCAGGTGGGCTTGTTGGGGTCGGGTTTGGCGGTGGCCGGGCGGGGCAGTTGCTGCAGGTATTGCTGCTCGGCCGCGCTGAGGGCCTCCAGAATCTGCCGGGCCTGGCCGCTGCTCAGGTTCATTTGCTGCAGGCGGGCCCGCTGGGTTTGTAGCTGAGCCTCGTCGGGGGCG is from Hymenobacter yonginensis and encodes:
- a CDS encoding carboxypeptidase regulatory-like domain-containing protein, whose product is MKTSFLNRTLLGFISSLAVLQLSAQVLGHGTVSGSLRDGDTQEPIPYTSVVVLRADNHQLAAAGTTDANGNFKFHYLPLGRYIVQSTALGYQPLQPTVAFRPLHNRQQLGTLTLQSLPGQPVVVGTRQAVAQRSSTQPTNVPAQRLGS
- a CDS encoding outer membrane beta-barrel protein: MTSSTSFSQALKGLGFLAMLAPLTAAAQQPTGAVSGTLLDQTSGQPLPFANVVVLRAQDSTFVSGTQTGENGTFELASLGLGSYLLKASAIGYQGFRRKVALSSTAPSVRLGTLKLVPTATQLKGVTVTGERATIENEPGKRVINVEKDLASVGGMATDVLRNVPSVAVDANGAVSLRGSANLTILIDGKPSGGSNGGPGLRLDQIPASRISRIEVITNPSAKYDAQGTAVLNVILKKQTKNGVNGQASLLGGTGDKYNASLSLNRHQGKSNLSASYDRQDEHYRNRTNNRQTSGDVTTRQDGTGRERNDSHSLRLGLDYELTPEQSLSLSVAPTWQHEQDLGFQRLSTERAGQPTTTQLGQQELNVDVRILENVGSYRRTWEAHKGRELTAVGGAVLIDAKVPVTQTLEAGALSGWRQQMDVQARIYFAQIDYTHPLAGNKGKLETGLKVQQQRSNGIADLFALQPDAPGQYVRDPARSLAYDFRETVPAAYANFQRGWNGWNAQAGLRTEYTNTNGAVNGGQGKFQLDYLGLFPTASISRGMGRADSTKGGAQPQQLSFSYARRLNRPDFMQQLAVPLYQDPRFYRLGNPALRAEFSQNLEVGHQLSLPGGAEITTTLFGRFTSNAIQRLRNVDTLATNLNPAAGLVLVETYRNAGTTANVGLEMTWAQPLTAWWRVQASGSLYRTQFQTNAENTVDRRALAGNVRLNQNFTPTPTLDVQLTGQYNSAILTAQGRRLAYGGIDVALRQRLWQNRAALTLRVSDVLNTQVRRSIVDSPDLTASLYTKPETRVGWLGFTWYVGASKAKAGRIDGAPKGGGGGFGG
- a CDS encoding toxin-antitoxin system YwqK family antitoxin, whose protein sequence is MKRTAFALLLLTAATSAQAQKMRRFTTYFDSTNTRKREIYSAVVAGDTVMEGPYKRFYRSGKLEAQTRYAGGKRDSSYVEFHPNGQRRLEVTYQQGVRQGPFKTYYETGKPAQEGTYDNDQPTGTLRYYHPNGEVKLETTLAAGQPAGAVRELYPSGKPKVEITYQNGQANGPVKTYYPNGQLQSEATYSRGLLAGPYKTYYDNGQTETEVLADKSGKGSYRSYYRSGKLQTEGSYVASTFAGRAVKNPLGDDLTKQARSLAGGTSNLEGPAKAYYESGALKSKMTYRQGVLTGTQEDFYESGKPEQKIEHANQGRDRKVTAYFEDGTVKAEQQFKAGQPAGQWRTFHPGGKQPATQETYVNGRLAGEKLSYSPTGTVLSKLVYENGKPTGLGQEFYESGKLKAETIYVKGLKTGTFRQLREDGTPEISGFYRNGKQSGVWTTFGPDGKTVQEKVTYRNGQLVPEGTAAPAPKAPATRGPVKKK
- a CDS encoding acetyl-CoA C-acyltransferase yields the protein MQIKEVVIVSAVRTPIGSFGGSLASLSATELGAIALKGALEKAGVDASEVQQVIMGNVISANLGQAPARQAAKKAGLPDTVECTTVNKVCASGSKAIMYAAQAIMLGQADVVLAGGMESMSNVPYYLDKARFGAKYGHGQMIDGLMKDGLWDPYHDFAMGVAADRTATHYGITREDQDAFAQQSYERSAAAAQAGKKKDEIVPVTITVRGKETVISDDEEYTKADFSKFAALKPAFGKEGSVTAANASTLNDGAAAVLLMSREKAEALGVKPLAIVRGFADAEQAPEWFTTTPSLAIPKALKHAGLEASEVDFYEINEAFSVVSLANNKLLNLEGKNVNVYGGAVSLGHPLGASGARIVTTLLNVLQNEGGKIGVTGICNGGGGASSIVLEKL